Below is a window of Cricetulus griseus strain 17A/GY unplaced genomic scaffold, alternate assembly CriGri-PICRH-1.0 unplaced_scaffold_29, whole genome shotgun sequence DNA.
GTTGAGGccaatatttttgaaaaattttgaTGAAAGATTTTGGTAAAAACCATGGGACATGTTACTAGGAAATCATTTTGTACTGGCCTCATTCTGAGTGCAAGATATAATTGGACACGTGGAAAGAATGGTCTGGCTGAGCAGCAAAGGTATCTGAGACCAGTGAGTGAATTGCTGACATGACAGTTCAGCACACTGGATTAGGCTATGACTTGCACCATGAGTCCTAATGACTACGTACAGAGGTTCACATTTGAGTGAACACATGAATTATCAATCAATACCTTTTCTTCAGGCACCTCTCGATCTCTTATATAGGTGAAAATGCTTAGGGCTCTATTGCCTgtgcaatgaaagaaaaagaaatacatggaaACCAGGAATTTATATTTCCTGAACAGTGGGGAGAGTAAATCCCAGTCTATGTAGCACAGCGATAGAAGACATTTGTCAAATGTAATTATTTAGGATGCAATGCACTAGGGTCAAATACTTTTGCAATGTGATGGTGAATGTCCCTTTTCCCTCAGGAGCACTTGACGCAGCGGGAAGACATGATCAGGACAGAATATCAGAAATGGAATCCAGTGCCCTGTGGTGAGGAAAAGCAACATATTGAGAAGATGAAAAATGAAGGCCAATGTGCTTTAAAGAATCTTAGGGAAAGGAAATCCATCATCCTCCAAAATAGCATGGAACTAAGTGAAATATATAAGAAGCTGATGGTACTGTCCCAGAAACCATACATGGAACTTCTCCAGGTGAGCAAGTAGGAGTGCACGAGAAGTCTTTGTTGTCTGAGACCCATACTGGTGATTGTTATACTAAGATAGCTTTCAATAGTCCCTGCATTTGTGTTAGGGGGTTTCCCTTTCAGGGCAATCTGGAGAAACAAAGTTCAATAATAATCTTGAAAGAAGCTTTTTGGATGGGGTGTttgtggtgctcacctttaatcccagcacctggaagacagaggcagggggatcactttgagttcgagggcagcctggtctacagagcaagttccaggacagccttgaaagctatacagagaaaccctgtctcaagaaccaaaagaaaaaggaagcttttAGCAATTGTGTCAATAGTTTCCCCAAGGAATATGTCCAATTTTTGCTTTTGTAGCTTGTGTCCTTAGAAGCCCAAATTCAGGCATTGCTATTTCTCAAAATCTATTACCTCTATTGGCTATTGTatacaattttaaagaaagctatttctaatttttttctttatcaatgTTAGGTTTTGGGACTTCTCTAGGAGGTTgtaattttgagataggatcctATTCTTTGGTACACAGTAGCACCAACTGCCAGTAATGATCATGCCTCTAATCCAGAAATTCTGGAATGACTGGTAGGAAAGCACCATGCAGGGGTGACATCAAACATTTGAATGACCCTCAGTTAAATTATCTCTCTGTGCATTGTTTTCAAGCTGTGGGAATGTTACCTTTGCCGACATTCAAATACCCATGTCCTTCTCGAATTTTACTTAGTATGATTTCATCAAGAATTCAAATTTTGTTAAACTTTTTTGCAATATTCTCAGATGTAAATTTATATTCCCAAGGTGTGATTGTGACCGATATGTGTCTGTACTTTACAAACACACTTTGTGCCGTTTCTTCAGAAATCTcagtttatcttctttttttttttcagggttttgaTGACATCTTACAAAGGTGAGTTTATCCATCAGTGTAAGACAAGATATCCTGAAATAGGATATAAATTTGATCAAGTTGCCTTAGGAAAGTGCAGATGAAGTTCATGTATTGAAATTACTTAATTGTTTGTGCATGATATGTTTTCTAAGTTTGATTGGATGGGTTGTATTCACGTGTGTGgtaatgtgtgtgcaggtgcatgcacACGTAGCCGTGCACAGTTGGTGGGGACctaggacaactttcaggagagAGTTTTGTCCTTCCATTCTGAGTAACAAGGGGTAAACTCCACTTGTCAGGCTTGTATTGCAAGGGATTTATCCCCTGAGCCCTTTGTCTGAACCTGGAGAGAGGCTTTTCCTAATAGCTGGGAAGATGTCTTTAGCAGatcaatattttcttcttcttgcaGGAGTGAGCCAATGCAGCTTAACATGCCCCAGGCTATGAAACCAGAGCTCAGTGCCTTACCTATCACTGGACTATCTGAACTATTCCAGTCCTTCCAAGGTGAGTGTGAACAATATTGAAATGGGCAGAGGTAGACTTCAACACTGAGGTAACTCTTTCTGCACAAATATTTTACCTCCCCAGTATTATGTCTCGCTAATCACACTGTAGTATTATTCAATCACAAGGTCGTTAATAAGCAAAGAAACAGGCAGAAATGACTACCAATATCATGTATGTAATCCTGGCAGAAAAAAGAGTATCACTTGTTCATTGAGCGATAAAGAATGACAAATTGATTAAGGACAGTCTAATCCAAATTAAGTGTACCCATTGATGGATATATTTGgttattttcctttatatattttagcaaTTGATTTCTTATACTACATTATAGTTTTTTTAATAgtattaatgtattttttacattccaatcccagcttcccttctctccactcctcctATATTCCGCACTCTTCCCCAACTTCCATCTACTCTTGGGAGATGGTAAGGACTACCCTAGGAAGTAtatgtctgtcccatcatcttgttgaggcaggaccaaggaacctctccaccctccacactcctgtgtttaggctgagcaaggtatccccatatagaatgggctccactaagtcaattTGTACATTAGTGGTTTACATCTTGGAGTCAAGACCAGTGGCCTCACATATTGTCTTAGCCACATCATTGTCAGCTGTATGAAAGGAGTCTCTGGGTTTTGTCTTAATGTAGGCTCCTCATTTGTCAGACCAGCGTTAATGatttctcactagcttgggtcagctgactctgtgggtttccccttcatcgtcttgactcctttgttcatatttttgttcctccctcactttgactgtATTCCAGAGACTTGTCCCTTTGGTTAGTCATGGatttctgcctttgcttccatagatttctggaagagggttctagcttcgcTTCATGtctggtattcacttatgagtgagtacatactccatttgtctttcttgttatgggttatctcactcaggatgttttttccaGTTCTGTCCACTTGGCTGCAAGTTTTAGTATGGCATTGTTTtatactgctgagtaatactccattgtgtaaatatagcacattttctttatccattcttcagattaAGGGTATCTAAGTTGCTTCAAgatctggatattatgaataatgttgctctCAACATAGTTGAGCAAAGGAACTTGTGGTGTGAatatgcctcctttgggtatatgcccaacagtggtactGCAGAGTCTTGAGGCAGGTtgattccttatttttttctgatacacGGTTTCACTCTGGAGGCcggggtggtcttgaactcacagagatgtgcctgcctcttcctcccaagtgctgggactaaaggcatgtgtgccaccactggccagcttgATTTCTAATTTCTGAGatcaccatactggtttccacggaggctgtacaagttttcacagCCACCAGCAATGGacgagtgttcccctttctccacatcatctccagcttTAGCTGTCATTAGTGGTTTTGATCTTTGCCATTTTGATGAATGTAAGGAttgatctcagagttgtttggatttgcatttccctgatgattaaggatattgagacattttcttaagtgtcttggcaccatttgagattgttctgctgagtattctctgtttaggtctgtatcccattttgaAATTTGATTAATTGGTAGTTTGGTGTCTAGTTACTTGTCCTTTGCttcatattttggagatcagtcttcTGTCAGTTGTGGGATTgctgaaggtcttttcccattgtttagggagctgttttgtcctgttgaccatgttctttgctttccaGAAGcctctcaggttcaggaggtcccatttatttattaattgttgctctcagtgtctgtgctaccagtgttttatttaggaagtggtctcctgtgcagTAGTGTTCCAATTTATTGCCCACTTATTCTTCtctgaggttcagtgtggatggatttatgttgagatccttgattgatccatttggacttgagttttgtgcatggtgatagatatggacctaTTGGCATTCTTCCACCTATTGAAggcagttataccagcaccaattgttggacatgttttctcttttgtattttgtagTTTTAGCTTCCTTTTCCTAAATGAGGTGTGCATaggggtgtgggttaatatcagggtctttgctTCTATTCCGTTgttcaacctgtctgtttttatgctattATGAAGCTGTTTTCATTAATGCAGCTCGAgaatagagctttaagtcagggatggtgatgctgcCACTTGATACTTGATTTTATAGGTACAATCTGTAGTTTTAAAAGACACAAGGTAGAATGGTGCACACTAGTCATCCCAACATTCAAAACAGCCATTTAGTTTGAGGACATTCTGGTCAACATATGGAGTTCCATGGCATTCAAGGATAAATACAAGACCCTCTCTAAAAAGGGACTGAAAAAGAAAGCTCATAAGTAACTAAACAAAGCCACAATGAACAATGAACaatgaaaatagaacaaaattgTGACAGTGTCTGAATCACCTTGCAGATAAAAGTCAACTGTAAGCTCCCAGAGTAAGAATCAGGAACAAGAGGTTACTGGAGGACAATTACTACCAGGGATACACTTCCAAAGCATATTTAGCTCTTCCTATTGTAGAAATACGATTCATTACATGGAAATCACAGCACTAATATGAAAACCATCACGGCTCACATCAAAGGAATGACGTTTTATGAAGACCCATGAGAAGGGCATTTGCTGTCACTGAAATACACACATCTCCCTCTTCCAGGTGCAAATAAAACTTATCTGCCAGAAGCAGAGTGAGGCTCCCTCCTTGACAGCATCTACAAAGTCATAAATCTTTCGATCATGCTACTCTGCTTCTTTTGGAAATCTTTGACTTTGACGAGCCCCTGAGCCCCATTTAATCCCTAGTCTTGtcctgtttttaaaatcaaagaagACTCTAGGACTTCTCTTACCTGAGAAATGTACATGGTGATTTCAACTAAAATGTTGACTCTTCCCTCCAGGACAAGTCTTCTTTCCTGAACAAAATGCTATCACTTGGAAGACCACCTTATTGAATTACATGAGAAGAATCAGCTTCAGACCTCACCTTCAGGGCCCATCTGTTGATATTCCTGAATGCTATACCGTCTTCTGTGGATCAAAGTGTTCCATCTCAGGGAAATATTACTGGGAGGTGGTAGTGAAAGACTCTTTGGACTGGGTTGTAGGTGTCTGTATAGATTCCTCATTTGGGAAGGAAAACCGATGTGTTGGATGTAAGCTTCTACTTCTTGCCTGTGTGAAGGAGGGTAATCATTGCAATCTCCTGACATCATGGCCAGTTATCCATCTCTACATACAGAAGCCAGTGGACCGGGTAGGTGTGCTCCTTGATTGTGATGATGGATCTTTAAGTTTCCTGGATGTTGCCAGGAGTTCCCTCATATACAAGTTTCCTTCTGGAACCATCAATTTCCCTGTCCAGCCTTTCTTCTGCACTGACAAGACAATATAATAAGAAGGTGTAGTGCAGCATTAtagtgtattttaattatttcctacTATAATGTTCCATCCTGTTGGctgttaaataataaaacaccatTAAATGAAGAGTATGATTGactattgttgttttttgtttgtcctcCACATATTCCACAAGGAACACTTTCTTTCTTACTGgttttatcttcttttgttttgttttgttttgttttgtttgttttgtctgtttgttcaaACCTGTCAGAGTTACTCATTAGGACTAAGGCTGAAGCTCTTAGTTCACTGCTAGAGTCCTTTTTAAGTAAACATGCTGAGGACCCTCAGTTGAATTATAGCACAATAAAAATAGCATAtatctgtctatgtgtgtgcatacatatattcatCCATGTGTACATCCAGCTGTTTAGCATTTTACTATCTTATTGTTGCCAGGCAAGAACACAGATGTCatggtaatttttatttctacttgaaGCATGCTGCAGTAATCTGAGAAAGGGAACGCTCTTTGGCAAAATGCCTCTATAACAGTGGATTGTGGGCAAGTATTTTCTCAGAGATCAATGAAGGAATGGGCATAGCCTTGTTGTAAGGGCTTTCCTTGGGTGGCTGGTGGTGGGATGTATAAGAACGCAGGCTGAGCATCCATGGGGAACAAGCCTGTAAGCAGGATTTCTCTATTGCCTTTGCTTTAATTCCCACCCTCATGTTTTTTCCCCCCCTGGGTGAGTTTTTGTCCTAACTTTAATGAACAGTAATAGGGAAGTGTcaactaaataaacccttttctccccaagttgttttggtgaaggtgttttatcacatcaatagttTCCAAAATAAGACAATTTATTACCAGTATAATGGAGTATTGCTGTAGTAGACTTGACAATGTTGATTTGGAGAACATTGTGGAAAGATATGAGACCTTGGGATACAAAAACATTTGAGTGTTAAGACCCAAGTGACCTGTTCTATAGGACCTTGGAAGGCAAGAAAGGTAAAATGCCTCCTCCCCTGGGCTTCACATTAGAGCCCACATCCCTGGTAGCTTTACTGGAGGCCAAAATGGTCCTCGGGAAGCCAGAGAAGACACCACCCACCATCCACTAAATACCTTTAAGTCTGTCCAACAACCTCAGACTGAACCTCATCCCCTGAGCATCACACAAGAGTCCACAGCCCTGAATGCCTTATGGGAGGCCAGGCTGATCCTAGAAACTCCACGTAAGACTCCACTCAGTGTCCAATGTACactgtggtggtattttgtttgtccTCTACGAAATAAAGCCTACCTGAAGATCAAAGTGGGGAACTAGACACTGTGCAGCCATAGACATCTGGAGGTCTGCACAGATAGACCAGAGTGATATGGCTTGGCAGATGGAGGAATATAAATCAGAAGAAGTCAAGTATTAAGTTTCTTTTGAGCCTGAGGATTTCCTAGATGTTGGAGCTGTAgtgtctggctgctctgcttctctgatctttcagctctcacaccctaatatctgactccaacATTTTATTAAGACCAGTTAGAACTCATGCTAGATTTGCCTCCAATTTTAGGGATGAATTCACAAAAAAGAcacttgcctgtggctttgcTGCCATGGGTACATGATGGAGATATACACTGGACTCCTGTTGGAGCTCCCTCCTCACTGGCTCGGTCTCTTCTCTCCCCGAAGCCTGCAAGTCAGTTTgagatgttttgttgttgctgccgCTGCAGTCTCTGCAACAAACTCCATAGACCCCACACTGCAGAGGCACCTGGGCTCCCAATGCTGCAGTGGTAGTTACCTGCTCTACACTGGATGGCACAGCCTCATGTGTTTCTTCCATGCCAAAGTGCGTGTGGTTTTCTGACATCTGGCTTCCTCTCCCCTGTGGGTTGCATGTTTCCCTTAGACCCACACCCTCCTCCCGTTGCCACTCTCAGAACACGGCTGCATGCTAGCAGCTGCAGCTGTCCTCAGGCAGACTGCTCACCACCTGTGTTCTCTGTTCAGACATGCTTTGCCTCACACTCCACCGTCACTGCTGGCTGATCTGGTAACACAATTGAGGGccatactcaataaaatataaaccaaacAAGTTATACAAAAACATCACTGAGACTAGGAGTCAGTTCTTTGAGCaaaccaacaagatagataaatctttatcaaaactaaccaaaatggAGAGAGGGAATATCCAAcgtaataaaatcagaaatgaaaacggggACATAACCAcatacactgaggaaattcagacaaacaggtcatacttcaaaaacgtatattccacaaaattggaaaatttcaaGGAAATGGGCAATTCTCTGGAGAAGTACCACATATCAAAATTAAAGTAGACCAGATAAAGAAATTAAGTAGACATGTAACTCCAAAGAAACTACAGATAGTTCTCAAaaggctcccaaccaaaaaagcccaggcccaaaTGTTTTCAGTGCATAAGAATTCTACCCGAAGATTAAGAGCTAATACAaatgctcctcaaattgttccacacaagagaaaagaaggggcaCTGTCAAATCTATGATGCTATAGTtaccctgaaaaacaaaacacacaaacatgcaataaagaaaattgaagaCCAATCTCTTTCAcaaacatggatgcaaaaatactcagtacaATAGTGtaaaactgaatctaagaacataccagaaacatcatccaccatgatgaagtaggcttcaagCCAGATATGCAGGGATGGTTATatataagaaaatccatcagtgtaatccactatacaaataaagtgaaaaacaccccacatgatcatctcattagattctGAAAAACACTTCctcaaaaatccaacatcccttcatgacaaaggtcttggagagatcattgATGATTCTTGATACAAGAGACATGATTAAGTCAGACATTTTGGCTCAagccttaaatcctagcacttgggaggcagaggcaggcagatctctgatttccaACCCAGCTTgttcaacagagtgagttccaatacCGGCTCCAAACaatagtgagaaaccctgtcacgaaaaacaagaaaaagaaagaaaaaaaagaaaaaaacagaaattttttatttttataattgtaatcagACCaattttcaattagaaacaagcttcatttatatATCAAACCGatttccctctcactcccctcctcctgtgATCTCCCCACCTGTATCCTAACcactttctgctacccagggatggtgaggccttctatgggaatctacaaagtctgtcgTCATTTGGAGCAaagcctaggctctcccccatgtgtgtaggctgagagagtatccctctcggtgaagtgggctcccaaagtccattgctgtactagggataaataaaatcaaatatcctTAAATTTAATGAAGGCATTACacagcaaacaaacagccaacatcaatctaaatggagagaaattcaattccattaaaatcaggaataagatgCGTTTAATATGGTACTCTAAATTCTCGATAGAGCaagaagacagcaaaaggagatcaagtggatataaaatggaaaggaagaagttactTTCCCTATTTGGGGATGATGTAACCCCCCTCCCAATTTCTATCAGGGTTATTcaaagctgacaaacaccttcactAATGTAGCAAGATACATGATTAATGCAAAAGCAATTCATTAGCCATCCTATATGCAGATGACATACAGattgagaaagatatcagagaaacattatGCTTCACAATAGTcttaaacaatataaaatatttggggtaactctaaccaactCTTCCCAGAAGACTTCGTCTCAATGATGCTAGGGTCTTCGTAATCAGAGTTGCGTTTTCAACATGAGCTGACCAGAAACACTGTGCCAGCAAAGCAAGGATTTTACTTTAGTGGTTCTGGTCTCTGGCTAATCAAGCTAATTAATGAGGTCCTAATGAGGTCCAGCCGACAAGTTCTCACAGATCCTTGACACAAATGGTCTGATAGGGTCTTTGATTTCCTCTGAATCCTCACAACCCAGGAATCTATCATCTTTGCTTTCTTACTGTCCAAGCATAGGACAGGTCTttgagctctcaacactcaatgtGATTTTCTAGCCCAAAGGTTCTAAATCTTTCCACCATTCTCCCAAAAACATCACTATCAGCTGTGGGACGGTCGTATCCTGGTGATACCCTCTATCCTGATACTAAATTGTCTCATTAAGAGTACagttgctgtgaggaaacagcTTGATCAAAGCaatttgggaagaaagggtttatttacttacatttccatatcattcttcatcatcaaagaaagacAGGTTAGGAACGTGCAAGGGCAGGAATCTTGAGACCATGTAGGCTTCCTTTT
It encodes the following:
- the LOC118239809 gene encoding tripartite motif-containing protein 43B-like; protein product: MESAISQAFQEELTCFICSSYFTDPVTISCGHSFCRACLHLSWEDIKVLVHCPICWEPSQQKDLRTNIVLKKLVTIARQDSLKKSLCSKEHTCVTHKETKSIFCMENRIYLCKLCSESHEHCAHTHCPIEAAAEGQMVSETWGQWESCRGRLSRPQQDGCPDYEEAAVFRMLEHLTQREDMIRTEYQKWNPVPCGEEKQHIEKMKNEGQCALKNLRERKSIILQNSMELSEIYKKLMVLSQKPYMELLQGFDDILQRSEPMQLNMPQAMKPELSALPITGLSELFQSFQGQVFFPEQNAITWKTTLLNYMRRISFRPHLQGPSVDIPECYTVFCGSKCSISGKYYWEVVVKDSLDWVVGVCIDSSFGKENRCVGCKLLLLACVKEGNHCNLLTSWPVIHLYIQKPVDRVGVLLDCDDGSLSFLDVARSSLIYKFPSGTINFPVQPFFCTDKTI